One part of the Candida albicans SC5314 chromosome R, complete sequence genome encodes these proteins:
- a CDS encoding uncharacterized protein (Ortholog of S. cerevisiae : MIL1, C. glabrata CBS138 : CAGL0K12584g, C. dubliniensis CD36 : Cd36_26790, C. parapsilosis CDC317 : CPAR2_800820 and Candida tenuis NRRL Y-1498 : CANTEDRAFT_128475), translating into MSSNRNSFDRPLNYRMSIGESRESIISPTHEGYSKFSSKTSVTHLPSLPYSQATTSPSSLQDNTEEVHGVNDDAYIEFDLSSPNPRNSTSDSFNRITPRVHTSSSISTPIQEHGSEDLVDEKPQTDECILEKPKDEDEDFFKSGSNWKSMKTISDMDYYNEKGELEFNSKSGKDFIYDKNNQFGYTKIDTEEQVNKYAALDQKTDFLFRPRGETQRNNAKYHKDDIFLEQDDSDYDEDDEIDSGETLTETKKMLTDSQKFAYIGIAKLITVEMATDLAKVQFGTSSKIAKQMSGSQKNFSNWIEYVMSKLYDHLTVEGAEKEMIENLSKHGVEVNDLAKSLMEVGTKAVISGGNKSFISEDFDLRWVIICDMFLMLLSDGYYDARSRSLLLRFGASVDITNLELFQFERRLIECLDMETKEKSIENKDEKLGDKSFVQQQIKKNKNKRIAYIGLATLAGSLAIGLSAGLLAPVIGAGIAAGFTTIGISGTGGVLAGVGGSALITTSGVAIGAKVGSKAGSRRVGDVHTFEFKPLHNNKRTNLIVTVSGWMNGAMDDVRLPFSTVDPVMGDMFSLLWEPEMLQSMGQTIGILASEALSTSIQQILGATILAALMSAIQIPMALSKLSYLLDNPWNVSLDRAWKAGKILAETIISGNLGVRPITLVGFSLGSRLIYSCLIEMARRGGYGLIENVIILGSPITVDIDQMSEARSVVSGRFVNGYSKKDWILGYLFRATGGGIRAVAGLSPLDNVHGVENIDCTDLVEGHMAYRKAIPKIMKTIGWEVLSEEFAEIEEPDPEQGERQRQLINEFDEARAKMEKEKNENVEPKGWRKWFKPKKKDWWDIYGQPEGAEKNDKGEYVDEKLEGNAVFDVDALVKEVNEIEHMVDENAKKATDPEVKNNKNEEK; encoded by the coding sequence ATGAGCTCAAACAGAAATTCTTTTGATAGGCCATTAAACTATAGAATGTCGATTGGCGAATCAAGAGAGCTGATTATATCTCCCACACATGAAGGCTACAGCAAATTTTCGTCAAAAACTAGTGTTACCCATCTTCCCTCTCTACCATATTCACAAGCAACTACATCACCACTGTCACTTCAGGATAATACAGAAGAAGTCCATGGTGTAAACGACGATGCATATATCGAGTTTGACCTAAGTTCACCAAACCCAAGAAACAGCACAAGCGATTCCTTTAATAGAATTACACCAAGAGTTCATACCAGCTCCAGCATTAGCACACCCATCCAAGAACATGGATCAGAGGATTTAGTTGATGAAAAACCACAAACTGATGAGTGTATATTAGAAAAGCCAAaggatgaagatgaagactttttcaaatctggTTCGAATTGGAAATCCATGAAGACAATATCTGACATGGATTACTATAACGAAAAAGGGGAACTAGAATTCAATTCTAAGTCAGGCAAAGATTTTATTTACgataaaaataatcagTTTGGATACACTAAGATTGACACAGAAGAGCAAGTGAACAAGTATGCCGCTTTGGATCAAAAGACCGACTTTTTATTTCGTCCCAGAGGAGAAACCCAAAGGAATAATGCAAAGTATCACAAGGACGATATTTTTCTAGAGCAGGACGATTCAGattatgatgaagatgatgaaattgattctgGCGAAACTTTAACAGAAACTAAGAAAATGTTAACTGATTCTCAAAAATTCGCATATATTGGAATAGCTAAGCTTATAACGGTAGAAATGGCGACTGACTTGGCCAAAGTGCAGTTTGGAACGTCCTCGAAAATTGCTAAGCAAATGAGTGGAAGtcaaaagaatttttcaaactgGATTGAATATGTAATGTCGAAGCTATACGATCACCTCACTGTTGAAGGTGCTGAAAAAGAGATGATAGAAAATTTGAGTAAACACGGTGTTGAGGTGAATGATTTAGCTAAAAGTCTAATGGAAGTTGGAACAAAGGCGGTTATTAGTGGTGgaaataaatcatttattagtgaagattttgatttgcGTTGGGTTATTATATGTGATATGTTTTTAATGCTTTTAAGTGATGGCTATTATGATGCAAGATCTCGATCATTGCTACTACGATTTGGAGCATCTGTTGATATAACAAATTTGGAGTTGTTCCAATTTGAAAGGAGACTCATTGAATGCCTCGATATGgaaaccaaagaaaaatctattgaaaacaaagacGAGAAGCTAGGTGATAAGCTGTTTGTTCAACAACAGAttaaaaagaacaaaaataaGCGGATAGCATATATCGGTTTGGCAACATTGGCAGGATCTCTTGCAATTGGGTTGTCAGCAGGGTTGCTTGCTCCGGTGATTGGTGCTGGTATAGCTGCTGGGTTTACTACAATTGGTATTTCTGGTACAGGGGGGGTTTTAGCAGGAGTTGGTGGTAGTGCTTTAATCACGACCAGTGGTGTGGCAATTGGTGCCAAAGTAGGGTCGAAAGCAGGATCCAGAAGAGTAGGTGATGTTCAtacatttgaatttaaaccATTGCACAATAACAAAAGAACAAACTTGATTGTAACGGTAAGTGGATGGATGAATGGTGCAATGGATGATGTTCGTCTTCCCTTTTCAACTGTTGATCCTGTGATGGGAGATATGTTTTCATTGCTTTGGGAACCAGAAATGTTACAATCGATGGGTCAAACCATAGGAATCTTAGCAAGTGAAGCGTTGAGTACATCGATACAGCAGATCTTAGGTGCTACAATATTGGCAGCATTAATGTCAGCAATACAGATCCCCATGGCGTTATCCAAGTTATCCTACTTGTTGGATAACCCTTGGAATGTTTCCTTAGATCGTGCTTGGAAGGCAGGCAAAATTTTGGCTGAAACCATAATTTCAGGAAATTTAGGTGTTAGGCCAATAACATTAGTTGGATTTTCTTTGGGGTCCAGATTGATATATTCTTGTCTTATTGAAATGGCAAGACGCGGTGGATATGGTTTAATAGAAAATGTTATTATATTAGGGTCCCCAATCACTGTTGACATTGATCAAATGTCAGAGGCAAGATCGGTGGTTAGTGGGAGATTCGTCAACGGGTATTCAAAGAAAGACTGGATATTGGGGTATCTTTTCAGAGCCACCGGTGGTGGTATCCGTGCAGTCGCTGGTTTATCTCCGCTAGATAATGTTCATGGTGTGGAAAATATAGATTGTACAGACCTAGTGGAGGGGCATATGGCTTACAGAAAGGcaattccaaaaataatgaagacTATCGGATGGGAAGTATTGAGTGAAGAGTTTGCCGAAATTGAAGAGCCTGATCCAGAGCAAGGTGAACGTCAACGACAATTAATAAACGAATTTGATGAAGCCCGTGCAAAAAtggagaaagaaaagaatgaGAATGTCGAACCCAAAGGTTGGCGAAAATGGTTtaaaccaaagaaaaaagacTGGTGGGATATATACGGTCAACCTGAAGGTGCagaaaaaaatgataaagGTGAATATGTGGACGAAAAGCTTGAGGGAAATGCCGTGTTTGATGTCGATGCGTTGGTGAAGGAAGTAAACGAGATTGAACATATGGTGGACGAAAATGCTAAAAAGGCCACCGATCCAGAGGttaaaaacaacaagaatgAGGAGAAGTAg
- a CDS encoding 25S rRNA (uracil2843-N3)-methyltransferase (Putative S-adenosylmethionine-dependent methyltransferase; Hap43p-induced gene) encodes MSRKPRRHNETKSTPDNGSDGIDLFPFTTEDCMEPQKIIDLFEVCFKHVLESPDLQEHIQVVKGDLYNRDYLAAFNNDDNRFAYACRWSPARALAYSSVLASLEPIKTLLEDPETVRNVLCVGGGASSELVALGSVFCRLKEYHPNSPSQLNIKLIDIADWSKVVSNLTTYMKDSWVYHSEKLNSQFICDDILTSSPESLNLESLDLITLLFTTNELFAEKRKETIKFLQLLNSNCRQGSLLLIAESAGSYSHIKIGDKNFPVQFLIDTILVGKPGSNNGSWEIISQSDSSWYRINQKEVDYPMKLENMRFFYRLYIKK; translated from the coding sequence ATGAGTAGAAAGCCTAGACGTCATAATGAAACCAAGTCAACCCCAGACAATGGTAGTGATGGTATAGACCTTTTCCCTTTCACTACAGAGGATTGTATGGAGCCACAgaaaatcattgatttatttgaagtTTGTTTTAAACATGTTTTAGAAAGTCCCGATTTACAGGAACATATTCAAGTTGTCAAGGGTGATCTATACAATCGAGATTATCTAGCAGCATTCAATAATGACGATAACAGATTTGCCTATGCATGCAGATGGTCGCCTGCCAGAGCATTGGCTTATAGTTCTGTTCTAGCATCATTGGAACCCATCAAAACTCTATTAGAAGACCCAGAAACAGTCAGAAATGTGCTATGTGTTGGAGGTGGTGCCTCTTCTGAGTTGGTTGCCTTGGGATCTGTTTTTTGTCGATTGAAAGAGTATCATCCTAATTCACCTTCACAattaaatatcaaattaattgatatcGCCGATTGGTCAAAAGTGGTTAGTAATCTCACAACATACATGAAGGACAGTTGGGTTTATCATtctgaaaaattaaattccCAATTCATTTGCGATGACATCTTAACTTCTTCCCCTGAATCATTAAACTTAGAATCGTTGGATTTGATAACGTTACTATTCACAACCAATGAATTGTTTGcagaaaaaagaaaggaaacCATCAAGTTTCTACAATTATTGAACAGTAACTGTCGACAAGGAAGTTTGCTATTGATTGCAGAAAGTGCTGGCTCTTATTCCCATATAAAGATAGGTGATAAAAACTTCCCTGtacaatttttaattgatacaATTCTTGTTGGAAAGCCGGGTCTGAATAACGGTTCCTGGGAAATTATAAGCCAAAGCGATAGTTCTTGGTATCGTATAAATCAGAAAGAAGTGGATTATCCTatgaaattagaaaatatGAGATTCTTCTATAGATTATATATCAAAAAATAG
- a CDS encoding MutS family protein (Msh4 ortholog of S. cerevisiae; involved in meiotic recombination and is required for normal levels of crossing over; Spider biofilm induced): protein MALASQLSVTDDSAYGFITINAEIVSKKRKLAQNDDRFEVVMSVYSPKADSMDVGVSVLKLKTLELTLMSFCDSSTFVRTVNQIQVYEPTSIILPEAQSHSQIEKLKYIIHSNISDKVRERFMKAKVFNAFDGMNSLKLYTDINESTLGQVISNRKLSLAAANACIDYCVSTKMFRVTNKIRLKYCMCENTMLIDTCTVRDLELVDSLSETGTTLYSFLNCCLTKMGMRILRTSILQPSTHENSIILRSESVQELINDEDALISIRSSLKHTCDLEKVFSTFLEPRGLLSQEQEINNIILLKTVLQNTFVIRKSIQNVSSHLLVQVKQILEHENVQHLLAIINEYIRNDCQWANNSTELANQRANAVKSGVNGLLDVSRRIRETLLEEVSELVAKLSEELEIFMEYRFEISRGFFIKIKGNNTDINSLPEVLINRVKKRKTIECTTIELMKQSSRYNDIVSEITTLNSTIIHDMYTSINSYTPILLMVSEAIGTLDLLCSFAYFTSLQKDSYTCPEFAKEVTIMRSLHPILGGNNSNFVANNYSCNHELSRIHVITGANMSGKSVYLRQIAYLVIMAQMGCFVPAEYARMRIFNSLYSRISSDNVDINASSFSKEMSETAVILNDSDGDSLILIDELGRGSSLTDGFSICLAILEDLICKEATVITTTHFRDIAQVLANKSCVVTAHMQTVETNGQLEMKYNLVLGRNGIVGYGIRFAEVSNLLPQELIEDSKVVANILRSRKPVHGDKELKLLSRRRKLVLELYFALNYIPKLNCDMNYKIQLLQTLQSKFVEEINITPNTE from the coding sequence ATGGCTTTAGCATCACAATTATCAGTTACTGACGATAGTGCATACGGGTTTATTACAATAAATGCCGAGATAGTCTCAAAGAAACGCAAATTGGCTCAAAATGACGACAGGTTTGAGGTAGTAATGTCAGTATATTCACCAAAAGCCGACTCCATGGATGTGGGTGTTTCTGTTCTAAAATTGAAGACTCTAGAACTCACTCTAATGAGTTTTTGTGATTCCCTGACGTTTGTGAGAACAGTTAATCAAATACAGGTATACGAACCAACTAGTATTATTTTACCTGAGGCTCAGTCACACTCTCAAATTGAGAAACTAAAATACATTATACATTCAAATATATCAGATAAAGTGAGAGAACGTTTTATGAAGGCAAAAGTTTTCAATGCTTTTGATGGGATGAATAGCCTAAAGCTATATACCGATATCAATGAATCCACTTTAGGACAAGTAATTTCTAACAGAAAATTGTCTTTGGCTGCTGCAAATGCATGCATCGACTATTGTGTTTCGACAAAGATGTTTCGGGTAACAAATAAGATTAGATTGAAGTACTGTATGTGTGAGAATACAATGTTGATTGATACATGTACGGTTCGAGATTTAGAGTTGGTTGATAGTTTGTCAGAAACAGGTACAACTTTGTATTCGTTTCTTAATTGTTGTCTAACAAAAATGGGTATGCGGATATTGAGAACATCAATCTTACAACCATCAACCCACGAGAATAGTATTATACTACGCTCAGAGTCTGTACAGGAGCTAAtcaatgatgaagatgcaCTCATTAGTATCAGATCTCTGTTAAAACATACTTGTGATTTGGAAAAGGTTTTCAGCACGTTTTTAGAACCTCGAGGTTTGTTGAGCCAGGAGCAAGAGATaaacaatatcattttACTAAAGACTGTATTGCAAAATACATTTGTTATAAGGAAGAGCATACAGAATGTGTCTAGTCATTTGTTAGTACAAGTGAAACAAATTCTTGAGCATGAAAATGTCCAGCACTTGCTAGCGATAATCAATGAATACATCCGCAATGATTGTCAGTGGGCAAATAACAGCACAGAGCTTGCCAATCAAAGAGCAAACGCTGTAAAGTCAGGGGTCAATGGTTTATTGGATGTATCTAGAAGAATCCGGGAGACTTTGTTGGAAGAAGTTTCCGAATTGGTGGCCAAACTTTCAGAAGAGTTGGAAATATTCATGGAATATAGGTTTGAAATATCTAGAggatttttcatcaaaattaaagGGAATAACACTGATATCAACTCGTTACCAGAAGTTTTGATTAATAGAGtgaagaagagaaaaacCATTGAATGcacaacaattgaattgatgaAGCAAAGCTCAAGATACAACGACATTGTTTCTGAAATCACCACTTTGAATAGTACAATCATACACGATATGTACACTAGCATCAACAGCTACACACCAATACTATTAATGGTTTCTGAAGCAATTGGGACTTTAGATCTTTTATGTTCTTTTGCCTACTTCACCAGTTTGCAAAAAGACTCTTATACCTGTCCAGAATTTGCAAAAGAGGTTACTATAATGCGATCACTACACCCCATTCTCGGAGGCAACAATTCTAACTTTGTAGCAAATAATTATTCGTGCAACCATGAGTTATCTCGCATTCATGTCATTACTGGAGCAAACATGAGTGGCAAGTCAGTTTACTTGCGTCAAATTGCATACTTGGTGATTATGGCACAGATGGGTTGCTTTGTCCCTGCAGAATATGCTAGAATGAGAATTTTCAATAGTTTGTACTCACGAATATCCTCCGATAATGTTGATATAAATGCTTCCCTGTTTTCAAAAGAGATGAGCGAAACCGCTGTTATTCTAAATGATCTGGATGGGGACAGtttaatattgattgatgaGCTAGGAAGAGGGTCTAGCTTGACTGATGGCTTTTCGATATGTCTAGCCATTTTGGAGGATTTGATATGCAAAGAAGCAACAGTTATAACAACGACACACTTTAGAGATATAGCACAAGTTCTTGCCAATAAATCATGTGTCGTGACTGCCCATATGCAAACAGTGGAAACCAACGGGCAATTAGAGATGAAGTATAATTTGGTATTAGGGCGTAATGGCATTGTTGGGTATGGAATTCGATTCGCCGAAGTTTCAAACTTGTTACCACAAGAACTAATTGAAGACTCAAAGGTAGTTGCCAACATTTTGAGATCTCGAAAACCTGTCCATGGAGATAAAGAGTTGAAGCTATTATCACGAAGGAGAAAACTAGTGTTGGAATTGTATTTTGCTTTGAACTATATTcccaaattgaattgtgACATGAACTATAAAATACAGCTATTGCAAACCCTACAgtcaaaatttgttgaagaaataaatatcaCACCTAATACTGAATAG
- the HST2 gene encoding histone deacetylase (Putative histone deacetylase; role in regulation of white-opaque switch; Spider biofilm induced) has product MPSLDDILKPVAEAVKNGKKVTFFNGAGISTGAGIPDFRSPDTGLYANLAKLNLPFAEAVFDIDFFKEDPKPFYTLAEELYPGNFAPTKFHHFIKLLQDQGSLKRVYTQNIDTLERLAGVEDKYIVEAHGSFASNHCVDCHKEMTTETLKTYMKDKKIPSCQHCEGYVKPDIVFFGEGLPVKFFDLWEDDCEDVEVAIVAGTSLTVFPFASLPGEVNKKCLRVLVNKEKVGTFKHEPRKSDIIALHDCDIVAEKLCTLLGLDDKLNEVYEKEKIKYSKAETKETKMHEIEDKLKEEAHLKEDKHTTKVDKKEKQNDANDKELEQLIDKLKI; this is encoded by the coding sequence ATGCCAAGCTTAGATGACATATTGAAACCAGTGGCAGAAGCTGTGAAAAACGGCAAAAAAGTTACATTTTTTAATGGTGCTGGGATTTCGACAGGTGCAGGGATACCAGATTTCAGAAGCCCCGATACGGGTCTTTATGCAAACTTGGCCAAGTTGAATCTTCCATTTGCTGAGGCGGtgtttgatattgatttttttaaagaagATCCGAAACCGTTTTACACATTAGCAGAAGAATTATATCCCGGTAATTTTGCTCcaacaaaatttcatcatttcATCAAGTTGTTACAAGACCAAGGTTCCTTGAAACGTGTCTATACCCAAAACATTGACACTTTAGAAAGGTTAGCAGGAGTTGAAGACAAATATATTGTTGAGGCCCATGGGTCATTTGCCTCTAATCACTGTGTTGACTGTCACAAAGAAATGACTACAGAAACTTTGAAAACATACATGAAGGACAAGAAGATCCCCAGCTGTCAACATTGTGAAGGTTATGTCAAACCAGatattgtattttttggAGAAGGTTTACCagtcaaattttttgatttgtggGAGGATGACTGCGAGGATGTAGAGGTCGCCATTGTGGCAGGTACTTCTTTAACTGTGTTCCCATTTGCTTCACTACCAGGTGAAGTGAACAAGAAATGTTTACGGGTGTTGGTGAATAAGGAGAAAGTTGGTACTTTCAAACATGAACCCAGAAAGTCTGACATAATTGCTTTACATGATTGTGATATTGTAGCCGAAAAGTTATGTACCCTATTAGGATTGGATGacaaattaaatgaagTCTAcgaaaaggaaaaaattaaatacaGTAAAGCAGAAACAAAGGAGACCAAGATGcatgaaattgaagataaattaaaagaagagGCACATTTGAAAGAAGATAAACATACCACTAAAGTGGACAAGAAAGAGAAGCAAAATGACGCTAACGACAAAGAATTAGAACAATTGAtagataaattaaaaatttaa
- a CDS encoding uncharacterized protein (Protein with a predicted epimerase/dehydratase domain; Hap43-repressed gene), protein MSTTVFVAGAGGYIGKHIVSQLLSKGYTVIGSVRNDEKGERLVSLFENDNFTYVVVEEAEAKGAFDKPLKDHPHIKVFIDTASPLPIGVNYEKQLIRRTSKGIKYILSSIKDHGPNITKVVVTSSIASCMNEKQSHDPNFVVDESKWNPDKHSVGKNNPTSAYFYAKASAEHEAWDFMKKKTHFTLATILPGYTFGPQCFDEDVSDLLETSVEIVTKIFELNKNDPIPKESGLFVDVRDVAAAHIRAFELNEAQNKRLMLVSEPFSAQEIVDILHEMYPAVQLPLGHPGDKPNYKFNNIETKKILNTDFRSLRSSIKDDYDQYLRTHGIIS, encoded by the coding sequence ATGTCCACTACTGTTTTTGTTGCTGGTGCCGGCGGATACATTGGAAAACATATTGTATCTCAATTACTTTCAAAGGGTTATACCGTTATTGGATCTGTTAGAAATGATGAAAAGGGAGAACGTCTTGTATCCttgtttgaaaatgataattttacCTACGTAGTAGTTGAGGAAGCGGAGGCTAAAGGTGCATTTGACAAGCCGTTGAAGGATCACCCACATATTAAAGTCTTTATTGACACAGCAAGTCCTTTACCAATTGGAGTCAATTACGAAAAGCAGTTGATTAGACGTACTTCAAAAGGAATCAAGTACATTTTGAGCTCAATTAAAGACCACGGACCCAATATTACAAAGGTAGTGGTTACCAGTTCAATTGCCTCGTGTatgaatgaaaaacaaagtCATGATCccaattttgttgttgatgaaagTAAATGGAATCCAGATAAACATAGTGTTGGTAAAAATAATCCCACGTCGGCCTACTTTTATGCAAAGGCATCTGCTGAACATGAAGCCTGGGACTTcatgaaaaagaaaacacaTTTCACACTTGCAACAATTCTTCCTGGTTATACATTTGGTCCACAATgttttgatgaagatgttTCCGATCTTCTTGAAACCTCTGTTGAGATTGTCAcgaaaatatttgaattaaataaGAATGACCCTATCCCCAAAGAGCTGGGATTGTTTGTTGATGTCAGAGATGTTGCTGCTGCACATATACGGGCATTCGAGCTAAACGAAGCTCAAAATAAACGTTTGATGTTAGTCTCAGAACCCTTTTCAGCTCaggaaattgttgatattttaCACGAAATGTATCCCGCGGTTCAATTGCCACTCGGTCACCCTGGAGACAAACCTAATtacaaattcaacaatatcgaaaccaaaaaaattttaaatactGACTTCCGCTCTTTAAGATCAAGCATAAAGGATGATTATGACCAATATTTAAGGACTCATGGTATTATATCTTAG